The DNA sequence CTGCTCTCCAAAAACGGTCTTGATGGCCTCTGCTTCATATTGGTCGTTCAGCGGTGTCGATGTCCCGTGGGCATTGACATAATCTACGTCGGCGGGGCCAATCCCGGCGTCCCGCAAAGCGGCCCGCATGCACCGTACCGCCCCTTCATGACCGGGAGGCGGGACGGCCAGATGGAAGGCATCGCTGGTCGTGCCGTATCCGATAACCTCCCCATAGATTTTTGCCCCCCTGTCCCTGGCGAAATTCAGTTCTTCAAGGATGAGAATCCCACATCCTTCGCCGATGACGAATCCGTCACGGGAAAGATCAAAGGGACGACTGGCTTTCCCTGGCTCATCGTTTCTTCGGGAAAGAGCGCCCATGGCGGTGAAACCGGAAACTGCCAGGGGAGTGATCGCCGCTTCAGCTCCGCCGGCGAAAATAACGTCGGCATAGTCGGAAGCAATCAGCCGGAAGGCATCGCCCAAGGCATTCGTTCCGGACGCACAGGCGGTCACGGGACAACCGATGGGGCCTCGAGCCCCGAAGCGGATGGAGACATTTCCCGCTCCCAGATTGGGCAGAACCGAGGGAATGGTAAAGGGAGAAACTTTGCGGGGGCCTCCTCTGAGAAGGGTTTCCTTTTGCTTTTCCAGTGTGGCCAGACCGCCGATGGCCGAACCGATGACGACGCCCACGCGCTCGGCCCGGGAATCTTTAAGATTCAAACCCGCATCGGCAACAGCCATTTCTGCTGAAGCCAGGCAATAGATAATAAAGGGATCCAGGCGACGGAGTTCTTTTTTACTGACATAGGCGATCGGATCAAAGTCCTGAAGTTCTCCGGCAATGCGCGTTTCATAATCCGCGGCATCAAACTTTGTGATCGGCCCGACTCCGGAGTATCCACCGCAGATTCCGGCCCACGTCTCCGTCACAGAGTTTCCCAGAGGCGTCAGAGCCCCCATCCCGGTTATTACAACTCTTCTTTTCAAGGAACGTCTTCCTCTTGAAGATTCTTAGGCAGTCTTCGTCTTACCTCCCGGGAATCCTCTTTTGCTCTGCAATTTGCAGGAACAAATTCGGCTCTCAATCCCAGGTCACATTTCGCGCTTTGAGAAAATCGATCACATCCTGGATCCTGCGGATCTTTTTAAGTTCTTCTGTGGAAATCTCCACATCAAAGGTGTCTTCCATCTCCAGGAGCAATTCAGCCAGATCAAGAGAATCAGCCCCAAGGTCATCAATAAAGAATGCCTCGGGAACACATTCTTCCGCTGTGACTTCCAATTGATCGACAATAATTTCTAAAACTTTTTCTTCCAGCGTCACCTATCGTTCCTCCTCGCACGGCCGCTCCTGATTCATGGGCATTTTCCGTTGCGCATCTCCGGGA is a window from the Syntrophus gentianae genome containing:
- the fabF gene encoding beta-ketoacyl-ACP synthase II, which produces MKRRVVITGMGALTPLGNSVTETWAGICGGYSGVGPITKFDAADYETRIAGELQDFDPIAYVSKKELRRLDPFIIYCLASAEMAVADAGLNLKDSRAERVGVVIGSAIGGLATLEKQKETLLRGGPRKVSPFTIPSVLPNLGAGNVSIRFGARGPIGCPVTACASGTNALGDAFRLIASDYADVIFAGGAEAAITPLAVSGFTAMGALSRRNDEPGKASRPFDLSRDGFVIGEGCGILILEELNFARDRGAKIYGEVIGYGTTSDAFHLAVPPPGHEGAVRCMRAALRDAGIGPADVDYVNAHGTSTPLNDQYEAEAIKTVFGEQNSRLPVSSTKSMTGHLLGATGSVEAILTAKALETGIIPPTINLEQPDPACNLDFVPGSARQGDIRIAMSNTFGFGGVNATVILKKYFE
- the acpP gene encoding acyl carrier protein — protein: MTLEEKVLEIIVDQLEVTAEECVPEAFFIDDLGADSLDLAELLLEMEDTFDVEISTEELKKIRRIQDVIDFLKARNVTWD